taggtcagacatggtttggatcccacatgctatggcataggctggcagctacagctcccattcgacccctggcctaggagcttccatatgctgcgggtatggccctaaaaagcaaagcaaagcaaataaataaataaatactcctcAAGAGCGAGAACACTCTGATCCTTTCAGACCAACCGCAGCCCCTTACTGATCTACCCTTAGGGACCAAGGGTCTCTTGGCCTGACTGGGCTGTTCTGTCCCCAGCATCAGTGAGTAAAATTTCCAAGATCTTTCTGCCTGACACCTCCATCCTGGGGCTGAGCTCTCAGCAGAACGCCCTGCACAAGAGATCTATGTACTGTACGAGTGACTTCTCTTGTGAGGcccctctctgccttcttccttcccAGAAAGAGATACCTTATTCCCCATCTTCAACCTCAAAGAAATGAGGACAAGTGGGCGTCCTCTTCTGGGTTACAGCCCCACCTCAGCGGCCAGTCTAGCAAAGGGACCTGCCATCTCACTCACAGCCAGCAGGGGGCGGAAACGCACCAGCTGCATCAGTTCCCAACCAGTTCATCAGCGCCGGGAAGAGACTGCCTACCTTAGCCAGCCTTTCATTGTAATCCGGACTCCCCTTCTTTCCCCGCAGACTGGGGGGCACGAACCAGAAACACACATTGACAAATTCAGGCTGGGAGGAATGAGGTATAGGAAGGTGTGAGCTGAGGCAGGGGGACCATTCTCCTCTCACTGCCCCCTCTTTCCTCATCAGGGCTTTGCGAGTGGGacaggcagggggtggagggatgcgaAACAGCACGAGGTTGTCGTACCTCCATGACCAACTCAAACCCCTCCCGCTTCTTCAATTCCTCCGCCAGGTACCTGTGAACAGAGAGTGAGAACTCACGGGTGGAGGCGGAAAGGCAGAGATGCCACAAACAGAAGCGACCCAGAGAGTGAGCCCAGAGACCCTGAGGAAAGGGGTGCAGGGGCTGGACCCCAGGGGGAGGGGAACCAGGACCGCCCCCACTCCTACCGGGCAAGGGCAAAGGCCTGGTCCACTCGCCGCTCCAGCCCCTGCCCGCCCTGTGCCTTCCACATGAGCCACAGCTTCAGACAGTCCACGCGGCGGCCACACTGCACCACCTTGTCCCCCGTGTCCAGGGTCACGTCGTAGAACTTGTCCTGCTGGAAGAGGTAGCTGGCCTGGGACCCGTGGCAGCGCTTGAGCAGGTTCTGCGGAGGGTGGGGAGATGGTCAGACCCACCCTCTCCACCGAGGTTTCTTCCAGGGCCCCGCACTGGGCGATGCCTTAGCTCAGGGCGATGTCTTAGCTCAGTCCACGCATTTCTGTCCCTAGAACCAGGCGGCACTGACAGCATGGCTGCCAGCTGACTGAAACCCTCTCTCTGGTGTTTCTTTCGACAGAGTTCTTTCCAAACAACTCAGGATCCCTCCGATCGCTATTTCCTTTGCACTAAgtcagggggagagagggagcccACAACAGGGAGATTAGGGCAGTGGCAGATATTTGGCTTCAGAAGGATGGTCAGGAGAACACAGTGAGGCCAGGAGCCCCTCTCAGGTGGGGTGGGAGACAGAGGTccagggtgggaggcagggcggggggcgggcaggggcggACCCACCGATGTGTCCCGGAGAAGGAGAGCCGAACACTGCAGGCCTACGGAGAGGAGCTTGTGGGGATTCCAGGCCACGGAGTCAGCCCTGGGGTGGGCACAGCAAAGCAGGGTCAGCTGGCTCCCCGTCAAGCTGCCCAACCAGAGCAcccccccttcctgccccccaccttCTGGATCTCCAATAAAAGGGGCTTTAGTTTCTCCCCAGCCTAGCAGAATTCCCAAGTCTGACATCTGACCTCCCAGCCCCAATCAACCATCTCTCTAACCCTCCCTCCTACCAGCCTCCTCCCCCTACTCCCATCCCAGCTCCCGGTCCGAGACTGCTCTGGATCAAGGCCCTGAAGGATGAGACTCAGGAAGGAAGGGGCAGTACGAACCTCTGGATCCCATCCAGAAGATGTCGATGGGTCTGTGACAGCAAAACACTCCCCCCCCAGGCGGCCTGTGGAGCAGAAGGAACAACGTGGGCCTTGGCTTTGGCCTCGGCTCAGCCCACCTCACCCCCAGGCCTGAGTCCCACTCACATCCACGTGCAGCCACAGCCCGTGACGCTGGCACACATCAGCAATGGCCTCCAGGGGGTCAAAGGCCCCCAGCACGGTAGTGCCAGAGGTGGCACTGACCAGAAATGGCACAGCACCCTGCGGCAAAAAGGgagagggacaaagaggctgtgaAATCATCTCAAGAGCTACCCAGCGCCTGCTGAGACCCTGCTCTAAATGCTCTGCATGCCTGACCTACGCCCTTTCAACCTCGCAGTGTGTTACTGTCCCCCTTCATTTGcaagtgaggacacagagagTCAGAGGTGTTAAGAAACCTGTCCCCAGCCAAAGCTCCAGagatggaattttatttatttattttatctttttatcttttctagggccacacctgcagcatatggaggttcccaggctaggggtggaatccgagctatggccaccagcctacaccagctcgggatccgagccacatctgggacctacaccacagctcagggcaatgccagatccataacccactgagcgaggccagggatcgaacctgcaacctcatggttcctagtcggattcgttaactactgagccatgacaggaactcccagaggtggaatttgatgtgtttgtgggagaaggtgagggccatgtcttactcctctgccatcttgattcaTCCCCCCAGAGATGGAATTTAAACAGAGGACTGTCTGGTGGTCTATTTCCAAAGctcatattctttttgttttgtttttcttccttccttccttcgttcctccctcccttttgcttgctttttttttgccaaggcatgcagcagcttgatgtgggatctcagttcccagaccagggactgaacctgcactgcagcagtgaaagcaccgagtcccaaccactagaccaccaggggactccccaAAGCTTATATTCTTTCAAAAAAGTTTAATGTCTTACTGGATGatcaaaatactatttaaaatgcCCTTATAGGACAAAAGTTTATGAAGAAACTGAATTCGTGTTTAAAAAAACtactatggggagttcctgttgtggcacagcagaaatgaatccaactagtatccatgaggatgtgggttccatccctggccttggtcagtgggccggggatctggcattgctgtggctgtggcgtaggctagcagctacagctctgattcgacccctaatttgggaacctctatatgttgcagatgcagccctagaaggcaaaataataataataataataataataataataataataattacaatgaaGAAAGCACAGGctcagatggcttcactgataaattctacaaaacacataaaaaagaactgATATCAGCTCTTCGTaaacttccaaaagaaaaaaaagaagaggaagaaacacttccaTATTCATCCTATGAGGTAcatattaccctgataccaaaaccagacaaaacatcacaagaggagttcccgttgtggcacggtggttaacgaatctgactaggaaccatgaggttgcgggttccgtccctgcccttgctcagtgggttaacgatccggcgttgccctgagctgtggtgtaggttgcagacgcggctcggatcccacattgctgtggctctggcgtaggccggtggctacagctccgattagacccctagcctgggaacctccatatgctgctggagcagcccaagaaatagcaaaatgacagaaaaaaaaaaatccacacttaacatcacaagaaaactacaaaatatatctaaggagttcccatcttagcCCAatggttatatatatacatatatacatatcttataaataaatagacataaaaatctacaaaacactagcaaaccaaatttgcagcaatatataaaaagaattatacgccatgataaagtgggatttgttccaggagtgtaagctggtataacaatccaaaaatcaattaatgtcggagttcctgtcatggctcagtggttaacaaatctgactaggaaccacgaggttgagggttcaatccctggccttgctcagtgggttagggatctggcgttgccgtgaactgtggtgtaggttacagactcagcttggatctggcattgctgtggctgtggcgtaggccagtggctatagctcggattccacccctagcctgggaacctccatatgccacaggagcagcctagaaaaggcaaaaagacaaaaagacaaaaaaatatatatatcaattaaTGTGATACAACCTTACCaacagaataaagggaaaaaacccacatctcAGTGTGGTCtattgatcatctcaatagacacagaagaCTTTCGACAAAATCCAATACTCCTTCATGGTAAAAAcacttcaaaaactaaaaatcccTCAACCGGATAAAGGGCAACTACAAAAACTCCACAGCTACCATCACACTCAACAATgacagatgggagttcctgccgtggcgcagtggttaacgaatcccactaggaaccatgaggttgcaggttggggtccctggccttgctcagtgggttggggatccagcgttgccgtgagctgtggtgtaggttgcagacgcggctaggatcccgcgttgctgtggctctggcctaggctggtggctacagctccgattcgacccctaacctgggaatctccatatgtcgcgaagtggccctagaaaaggcaaaaagacaaaaaaaaaaaagagtgacagaCGGAAATCCTctcccctaagatcaggaacaagacaagatgtTTCTTCAGTCTCTGCATTTCTTTTCAACCCTGTGCCGAGGCTCTAGTAGGGCAATGAGGTAAAAAAAATgaggcatccagattggaaagagaaaaggcaatatTATCTCTGTTTTCAAATTACATGACATTGTATctagaaaattctaaggaatcTACTATATTTAACaattgttcaggagttcccattgtggctcagtgggttaagaacccgacatagtgtccttgaggatattggttctatccctgggcccactcacggcggtaaggatctggcattgctgtgagctgcagcagaggtcacagatgcggcttggatcctgagttgctgtggctgtggtggaggccggcagctgcagctccaactcgactccTAGCttaagaacttccatacgccacaggtgcagccataaaaaaaaaaaaaattgtacagatTGTGCCCAAATGCCCTCTAGGATGGCTGTAGCTGTTTCCAGGTCCCCCagttggtggtggggggtggagggccGTCCGGGAGCCTCCACACTTCCCACCGCTCCAAGCCCGCACATCTTCCTGCACAGgccctcccagctcccagaaACCTTCTGCGCTACACTTCGGGTCCCCCACACCCTCCGGGCAGTGTTCCTTGGGACTCCACTCAGTGACCTGGTCCTGCAGCTGCCTCGAGCTCAATCCTGCCCATGGGTCTCAGACTGTAGTGTCCTcgctccccagcctccccaggaaTCAATGCAGCCCGTGGTGGGGGAGGACACAGctgtggagatgggggtggggaaaggatgCCTTGAGTCAGGACAGGCCAAAGAATCCTCTAAGAAAGGGaccgggggggggcggggggggttgtCCTGCTCCACTGCTCCAGCCCCCTTCACTCACTCACCTCAGCCTCAGCCAGTCTGATCTGCTGCTCCAGATCCTCAGGGATCATTTTCCCtctggaaaagaaaactgagtaGGTAGAGAAGTAACAGACTCTCTAGACTAGGCGGCAGAACTGTCGAGAGCAGGGTAATGTGAGCTTAGCAATGCAGAGGCcacaatgttgatttttccctAAGAGAGGTAAAGAGATCTCAGGGACAGGGCGGAGACTCTAAGCAGGCACTGGTAGGCATGAAGCGGCAATTCTGCGGGAACAGAATGGGGAGAGAAGTCCACTGGGGTGAGGGCCTCAGGCCAGAGCCTCTGGCAGCGGGAGGGCACGCTAAGCCAGGCTGGGTCTGAGCCACGCAGACAGAAGGACCTTCACCTCTCATCTGCCTGGACTATTCGGACACTGTCGGTGCCAAGTCCCAGAAAGGCAGCTCCCTTCTTGATGGAGTAATGACACTGTGGAGGAAGGCAGAGGGCCGGGGGAGGAGTGGAGAGAGACTGGTGAAATACACGAGATCCTGGACACCAGGGCTTCTCCGATGTTCTCGCTTCCCCGGTGGGtctggttaaaatgcagattcctattcagtaggtctgggctgGGACCCgagactctgcatttctttttcttttttg
Above is a genomic segment from Phacochoerus africanus isolate WHEZ1 chromosome 7, ROS_Pafr_v1, whole genome shotgun sequence containing:
- the CSAD gene encoding cysteine sulfinic acid decarboxylase isoform X2 — translated: MADSKPLLSLDGDPAAAEALLQDVFGIVVDEVIRKGTSASEKVCEWKEPEELKQLLDLELRSEGESQEQILERCRAVIRYSVKTCHPRFFNQLFSGLDPHALAGRIVTESLNTSQYTYEIAPVFVLMEEEVLKKLRALVGWSSGDGVFCPGGSISNMYAMNLARYQRYPDCKQKGLRALPPLALFTSKECHYSIKKGAAFLGLGTDSVRIVQADERGKMIPEDLEQQIRLAEAEGAVPFLVSATSGTTVLGAFDPLEAIADVCQRHGLWLHVDAAWGGSVLLSQTHRHLLDGIQRADSVAWNPHKLLSVGLQCSALLLRDTSNLLKRCHGSQASYLFQQDKFYDVTLDTGDKVVQCGRRVDCLKLWLMWKAQGGQGLERRVDQAFALARYLAEELKKREGFELVMEPEFVNVCFWFVPPSLRGKKGSPDYNERLAKSQNSASESLDTIWRSLASSLPSTSHTAPAMLAHRGQAHLQRQGRAPA
- the CSAD gene encoding cysteine sulfinic acid decarboxylase isoform X3, which gives rise to MADSKPLLSLDGDPAAAEALLQDVFGIVVDEVIRKGTSASEKVCEWKEPEELKQLLDLELRSEGESQEQILERCRAVIRYSVKTCHPRFFNQLFSGLDPHALAGRIVTESLNTSQYTYEIAPVFVLMEEEVLKKLRALVGWSSGDGVFCPGGSISNMYAMNLARYQRYPDCKQKGLRALPPLALFTSKECHYSIKKGAAFLGLGTDSVRIVQADERGKMIPEDLEQQIRLAEAEGAVPFLVSATSGTTVLGAFDPLEAIADVCQRHGLWLHVDAAWGGSVLLSQTHRHLLDGIQRADSVAWNPHKLLSVGLQCSALLLRDTSNLLKRCHGSQASYLFQQDKFYDVTLDTGDKVVQCGRRVDCLKLWLMWKAQGGQGLERRVDQAFALARYLAEELKKREGFELVMEPEFVNVCFWFVPPSLRGKKGSPDYNERLAKVAPILKESMVKKGSMMIGYQPHGTRGNFFRMVVANHALTRVDMDFLLNELEQLGQDL
- the CSAD gene encoding cysteine sulfinic acid decarboxylase isoform X1; this encodes MADSKPLLSLDGDPAAAEALLQDVFGIVVDEVIRKGTSASEKVCEWKEPEELKQLLDLELRSEGESQEQILERCRAVIRYSVKTCHPRFFNQLFSGLDPHALAGRIVTESLNTSQYTYEIAPVFVLMEEEVLKKLRALVGWSSGDGVFCPGGSISNMYAMNLARYQRYPDCKQKGLRALPPLALFTSKECHYSIKKGAAFLGLGTDSVRIVQADERGKMIPEDLEQQIRLAEAEGAVPFLVSATSGTTVLGAFDPLEAIADVCQRHGLWLHVDAAWGGSVLLSQTHRHLLDGIQRADSVAWNPHKLLSVGLQCSALLLRDTSNLLKRCHGSQASYLFQQDKFYDVTLDTGDKVVQCGRRVDCLKLWLMWKAQGGQGLERRVDQAFALARYLAEELKKREGFELVMEPEFVNVCFWFVPPSLRGKKGSPDYNERLAKSQNSASESLDTIWRSLASSLPSTSHTAPAMREEGSKGSSPQVSCGQEVEG